The genomic stretch caagacatcagtcaggaggttaaagcttggttgcaaatgggtcttccaaatggacaatgaccccaagcatacttccaaagttgtggcaaaatggcttaaggacagcaaattAAGGgcccaaattcacccaacttattgtgggaagattatggtaggctacctgaaacgttcgactcaagttaaacaatttaaaggcaatgctactaaatgagtatgtaaacttctgacccacttggaatgtgatgaaagaaataaaagctgaactagttctctactattattctgacatttcacattcttaaaatgaagtggtgatccaaactgacccaagatagtttttacgaggattaaaatgtcaggaattgtggaaaactgtTTTGGCTAAatcaatgtatttggctaaggtgtatgtaaacttccaacttcaactgtatttgctTTATTGAAACCAAATATGGACTGTACAGGGTGAAACATGGACTGTTTCACCCTGTACACTATATTTGAATAACTGAAAACCCGAGCAATGATTTTCTTTACTATGCCAAGCATCAATTTAAGAATCACCAATAAATATTTAAGTACATTTGGATTCAGATCATCAAGATCACAAAACATTGGTTCCGTTGAACTGTTGAAGAAAATAACCATGAAAGACATGTATTGCTTGTTTAACGAATTTAAATGGCAACCTTCTGAGAGTATAGCAGGCACAATGCACTTTGTGCACTAACAATTTATTCACAAGCCATTGTAAATCTCATTCTACTGACAGATAAAATAGGATGGACTTTAAAGATATCCTATGCACTAACTCTTTTCATAATCCTCTATTTATCCAAACATGACATGGCATTTATTAGCACTTATACTGTCGTTCACATGCCCTTCGACGGCACACACTGTAAAATGTGCATTCCACTAGACTCAGGATTGAGGCACCAGCAAAAACAAATATTGTAGCAAATTAATACCCATGGCATTTGTTTAGCATAGTATTGTGTATCCATGAGACCAtctataggcctacatgttttgTTTGTTACGGTAGCGAAACCTGTGATACTCCTTCAAATGAATCGTGTGTATCACGACAACAGTAGCCAGTGTGCAAAATGTCACTTCCAGAGGGCGTAGTTACGATACGACGTTCAGATGCCTATCAAACCACTAGCCCCAAAATTAACCGTGTGTAGACTACAATATCGGACACCTGTCGATCCAAACTAACTTTTAAGTTATTGACAATCCTAATAGGCAATTGGATAATATTTTGTGCTTCAAACACCAGCAAGGGCGAATATTAATGTGTTTTTTTGCGGAATGCGCGAGTCGGTTTATACGCCCTCTGTTATTTGCATCGAGTCTGCCTGTATTTGGCGACACGGGGGATATTAAGCATAGACTACTCACCCAGAAGATAGTGGAATATACAATGAGGGCGAACTTTAGGAAGACGTAGGAGAACTTCTCACAATATCTGACATCATTGGACATGTTTGATCCCTCTTTCGATTCCGAAAGATGAACTTCCTGTTTCTCGTCCCACACACCTGGAACTCTGTTAAAGCACCACCTGCCAGCAGTAAATATTTTTTGACTGATAGTCAGACGCCCCAATTAGGACACTGCGAGGAATGAATGGGAGCACTTCTGCCACTGTGGCTTCTGTTTCAGTAGGGTCATTTAGTCGGTTTCATTCACAAGTTTCCATTTTTGCGTTTCCCTGAAAGTGCCTGTATTCCAGTTAAGGCAACATATGACGTTTTATGTTGCACTGTTGGTATAAATTCAAAGATGTAGCCTAATGTTTCTACATTACAGACCAAACATGTTTACTCGTAATGAACcttttagtattttttttatatacacaATGTAGGCTATATCCATATAACGCCTGGTTTTAATATAGGCCTATACCAATACTATTGTTGCTTCccctgagttatagttcatataaggaaatataaggaaatcagtcatctgtaatgatatctatagatttcacatgactgggaatacagataagcatctgttggtcacaaaaaCCTTTAAagaaaggtaggggtgtggatcagaaatccagtcagtatctggttcgaccaccatttgcctcgtgctgcacaacacatctccttcgcagagagttgatcaggctggtgattgtggcctgtggaatgttgtcctactCTTCTTCAAAGGCTGTGCAAAGTTGtcggggacattttcagcttccaggaattgtatacagatccttgcaaaatgatcatgttgaaacatgaggtgatggaggtggatgaatggcacgacaatgggcctcaggatctggttacggtatctctgtgcattcaaattgccatcgaaatgcaattgtgtttattgttcgtagcttatgcctgcccataccataaccccataccataaccccataccataaccccataccataaccccaccgccaccatggggcactctgttgacaatgttgacatcaacaaactgctcgcccacacagcGCTATCTGTCCGGTAcaggccatcgaaggtgagcattttcctaCTAAAGTCAGTTACCACGCCGAacagcagtcaggtcaagaccctggtgaggacgaggagcacgcagatgagcttccctggaacggtttctgacagtttgtgcagtaattcttcagttgtgcaaacccacagtttcatcagttgtccgAGTGGCTGGTTTCAGACGAGGTGAAGAAACCGGATGGGGAGATCCGGATGGGGAGATCcggggctggtgtggttacacgtggtctgtggtagtgaggccggttgaacgtactgccaaattctctaaaacaacgttagaggtggcttatggtagagaaattaacattaaattttcaggaaacagctctggtggacattcctgcagttagcacagaatttgagagaaataagctttttgtgtgtatggaacatttctgagctcttatttcagctcatgaaacatgggaccaacacttcacatgttgtgtttatatttttatatGTGGTTATTTGTATAATAATCTATAGATGGGAAAGCGGACAATGTCACGAAAACGATGCACACGCTTCAATTGGGCAGAAGTCTGTAcattgtgattctggatggctagatagctaccaacaatgacatgaaactgccatgtggggaattgtAAGTAGCTCATTTCAGctagtttcatcttgttcttgataccatgtcttttTTTTGGTGTTTTGACAGATTTCATGTCAATACTAATATAGCAAAAATTCGCTAGCTAGATAAccatgttttcaataaacattgtgCAAagtttatgttttcaataaatatagactttacatgttgtcaaccATCTAAGCCAACCAcatctgttttgccccatagttgtgcacgtatcggttttgttgctaaacaaccaacatGTATATAGCGGGGTGCCTCGTGGGCATCCCTTTTGAAGGCCCTCGGATCAATTTCCTTATAGTAATAATCTAATTACCGCCTGGGggtccccattgattttgttagtcagtctcgctcagatatcatattaaaaactgcaaacatttctctccaccctatggcaaatGTGTGGAATTGCAAAGAATTTGCTGTAAAGCAGCTGGTGGCTCAAATGCGGCATATTATGATGAGTTCAGAATTATTTGTGGCCTCCATCCCAATCAAATCCCAGGTACTGTCAAATGCAAATGTGATTAGGCCCTGTCAAATGTCTGGTCTATAAGGTACTGTCAAATGCAAATGTGATAGGGTAGGCCTACTGTCAAATGTGATATGGTAGGCCTACTGTCAAATGTGATAGGGTTGGCCTACTGTCAAATGTGATAGGGTAGGCCTACTGTCAAATGTGATAGGGTTGGCCTACTGTCAAATGTGATATGGTAGGCCTACTGTCAAATGTGATAGGGTTGGCCTACTCTCAAATGTGATAGGGTAGGCCTACTGTCAAATGTGATATGGTAGGCCTACTGTCAAATGTGATATGGTAGGCCTACTGTCAAATGTGATAGGGTTGGCCTACTGTCAAATGTGATAGGGTTGGCCTACTCTCAAATGTGATAGGGTTGGCCTACTGTCAAATGTGATAGGGTTGGCCTACTGTCAAATGTGATATGGTAGGCCTACTGTCAAAGGTGATAGGGTTGGCCTACTCTCAAATGTATTAGGGTTGGCCTACTGTCAAATGTGATATGGTAAGCCTACTGTCAAATGTGATCAAAGGGTTAGGCATACTGTCAAATGTGCCTACTCTCAAATGTGATAGGGTTGGCCTACTGTCAAATAGGGTTGGCCTACTGTCAAATGTCAAAGGTGATAGGGTTGGGGTTAGGCCTACTGTCAAATGTGATATGGTAGGCCTACTGTCAAATGTGATATGGTAGGCCTACTGTCAAATGGATTGGTAAGCCTACTACTGTCAAATGTGATAGGGTAGGCCTACTGTCAAATGTGATATGGTAGGCCTACTGTCAAAGGTGATAGGGTTGGCCTACTCTCAAATGTGATAGGGTAGGCCTACTGTCAAATGTGATATGGTTGGCCTACTGTCAAATGTGATATGGTAGGCCTACTGTCAAATGTGATAAGGTTGGCCTACTGTCAAATGTGACATGGTAGGCCGACTGTCAAATGTGGCAAAATTAGATCCTATTTTGAATTTAGACAAACCAAAACTTGAACTTCATGCAGAAAGGTCTGGCCCATTTTTCAATACCATGTCAACAGAGTTACTTTTCAGAGAAAATTGGGAATTTCACAATGTGGCGGAACAATATCTAAGGAATTTTTTATCTATTTTAACCCAGGTATTCTGAATGAAGTCTGCTGAACCACTAGACCATGTCAACAATTCTATCCTTCTGTTTTGCCTGGATGGGAGGATTCATCACAGATCTATTTTGATTCATTTTGGCTTGCTGGTGTTTGTCTCATGTATGGATGGTACCCAGACAGTGGATTAAATATTGTTGATTTTAGACAGTGAGTTGCAAAACACTATCATTAAACCTTTTCTAGCCACATACTGTATTGATTTTATGAGTTGTTTCAGTTCTGGCAAGCTACTTGAAATAGACTGGCACTTATCTGGTATGCTGAGCCTGAGGCATTGGGGAGTAGTTGGACTCTGTAGCCTCCTCTGCATTCAGATATCATGTTTGGACTTTCAAAACAACCAGGACATAGCACTAATCCGCAGACGTGTATACTCTAATATCAATCAATATGACATactatagatagacagacagttaTGTTACTACATGCATGATGACCCCGGTCTGCTCTGTGGCTACCTCCAGaattaattccattattttaatCAAATCTCATGAAGGAATAAAACTACCAAATTGAGGGCTAACCCAAAATATTATAATGCTATGCTACACTAATGCAGTAAATCGCTAATGGCTTTAACCCATTTGAAATGGAGAAGTTGATACCTGAAGGAATTGCCAAATGTCAGACTACATGGAATCAATAGTGCAATATTAACCCATGGGTTTAAGAATATTTGGCCACATGATGTCATTGTGGTTAAATCTCTTCACCCCTATCACTTAGAATGAATGGAGCCATTTGGCCGAAGGAGCCCATTGCAGACTAATGTCACTCCTATCTGTGTGCCTGTTCATTGTGTTCTGCATGTTCCTGGACCTCTTTTGAGTGAGGCTATATTTATAGGCTATATGTTATTGACAGCACTTCTAAAATCAGATGCTATTGTTTAAAGTGTGCATATGTGCTATCACAGCTGTTGTATTATACTGAAACGTCATACCCTACACTTTGATTACATTGTAGGCTCGTGCGCACATTCCAAACCGCTAGCTCTCCAATCACCGCCGGCAGCTCTGTTTTACGCACGCAGCCACTGGCAAGTCTGACAAAGTGCTGTGGCCATGAAGCGCATTTCAAAAATAGCAGGAGAGCCGGAGAGGGTCCTTGGACTTCACAACACCTGAATGGTTTTGAATTGCGATTTTTGTTCATGAAGCGGACATCGGAACTAATCATTCATTGCCCAAAACGCTAAAGGGATTTTGTCTAGTGTGATATAGAGATGGCTACAACGACGTCGGAACCGGTCAACCTTTCAACAACCATACATTTTCAGGGTTATGGAAACAAGACGACAAACAATCGTTTTGAACAGCCGGGTTGGCAAGTGGCATTGTGGGCAATTGCTTATTCACTGATAGTGATTGTGTCCGTCACAGGAAATGTCACTGTAATTTGGATAATTTTGGCCCACAAAAGAATGAGGACAGTGACTAACTATTTTATAGTAAATCTTGCATTCTCGGACTTGTCAATGGCTACTTTCAACACTGTCTTCAATTTTGTTTATGCTACACACAGCAACTGGTACTTCGGGTTGGGATACTGTAGGTTTCAGAACTTCTATCCCATCACAGCAATGTGCTCAAGCGTTTATTCTATGGCAGCTATTGCGGTTGACCGGTAAGAACATACGAGACTTGCTATTTACGTGAAACAGACTGATCTAGTCGGTAGAGACCACATAATTGTCAAGGGAAATTTCCACTCAAACCATGGTGAATGTCTTCAAATTACGCACGTTCCCAAGAAGACATATAATCAATCGTATCATCAATGTCTGTATCACTCATGCCAAATGAAGCTACTTGTCATTGAAGTGGACAATAATCCAATAATTTCACATGCAGATTTTTAAATGATATTTCTGATttatattaatattttttttcgATATAGCCTACAGATGATAAGAGTGCAATACATTATAATTCTGATACTGTTTTAATTTGCTTAACAACAcgagattttttttatatattcaaTTTATCGCTTCACCGGGTTTTATCGTCTTGTGCGTTCACCACAGTGCATGTCTGTGCACGCATAAAAGAGCGCGCTAGCCTACCTGTTGATATCGGGACAATTCGTATATTATTCTGCATATAACAATGGATATACGCTGTTTAACTTTTGTGTTATACATTAgcttaacatctctctctctgtttctctcccactcaatgtgtgtgtgtgtgttttcacgaTATTAACTTGTTAGGGAAGTGCTCCCGCTGTGgggatcaaatcagcggaaatttcaagtgcgccacgtatagtgtgtgtgtgtgtgttttcacgaTATTAATGACATTCAATCAGATATTTCGTTGACAGCTGGTTAATTCTGGTTGTAACATCACCCTGAAATCAGCACCACATCCTGTTTGTATTAAATTATAAATATGTTAATGAGTTCAAACAACAGTTGTATTGTAGACATTGCTGTTTTCAAAGCTCTCATGAACAGAAGTTATGTCATGTCATATAAActaacatccctttttcaggaccctggtctttcaaagataatttgtaaaaatccaaataacttcacagttcttcattgtaaagtgtttaaacactgttctcatgcttgttcaatgaaccataaacaattaatgaacatgcagctgtggaacggtcattaagacactaacagcttacagaaggtaggcaattaaggtcacagttatgaaaacttaggccACTAAAGAGGTCtatctactgactctgaaaaacaccaaaagaaagatgcccctgatccctgctcatctgcgtgaatgtgccttaggcatgctgcaaggaggcatgaggactgcaggtgTGGCCAGGGTTagaaattgcaatgtccgtactgtgagacgcctaagacatcGCTACAGGGaggcaggacagacagctgattgtcctcgcagtggcagaccacgcgtaacatcacacctgcaggacaggtacaggatggcaacaacaactgcccgagttacaccaggactGTACAATCCCTCCATCACTGTTCAGACTGGGCGCAATAGGCTGCGAgagactggactgagggcttgtaggcctgttgtaaggcaggtcctcaccagacatcaccggcaacaacgtcgcctatgggtacaaatccaccgtcgctggaccagataggactggcaaaaagtgctcttcactgacgtgTCGCGGTTTTGTCCTACCAggcaggggtgatggtcggatttgcgtttatcgccGAAGGGATGAGCTTGACACTgagacctgtactctggagcgggatcgatttggaggtggagggtccatcatggtcttgggcggtgtgtcacagcatcattggactgagttTGTTGtctttgcaggcaatctcaatgctgtgtgttacagggaagacatcctccttcctcatgtggtacccttcctgcaggctcatcctgacgtgaccctccagcatgacaatgccaccagccatactgctcgttctgtgtgtgatttcctgcaagacaggaatatcagtgttctgctatggccagcgaagagcccggatctcaatcccattgagcacgtctgggacctgttgtatcagagggtgagagctagggccattcccccccagaaatgtccgggaacatgcaggtgccttggtggaagagtggggtaacatctcacagcaagaactggcacatctggtgcagtccatgaggaggagatgcactgtagtacttaatgcagctggtggccacaccagatactgactgttacttttgattttgattacctttgttcagggacacattatttcatttctgttagtcacatgtctgtggaacctgttcaggttatgtctcagttgttgaatcttatgttcatagaagtatttacacatgttaagttggcTGAAactaaacgcagttgacagtgagaggacgtttctttttttgctgagtttattacaGAATGAGGACCCTCCCATTCATTCAGGGTTTTCAGAACATTTCAGTCTTCAGCGGTCTAAGCAGCCAATGACATGCACTGTTATAGGTCTCGGACTGTACCTGACCTTTGCTTGGTTCTCTTCCACAGATACATGGCCATAATCTACCCTTTGAAACTAAGGCTATCCTCCACGTCTACCAAGATTGTGATTGGTGTCATCTGGACGGTGGCATTCTCCCTGGCATTCCCCCAGTGTTACTACTCTGTCACCGAGTACTATCCACCACGGACTCTCTGTTTCGTCAACTGGCCTGATGACTATGGTGGGAAACACCATCTCACGTGAGACACCCACAGTACCGTTctcagtaatgtgtctgtctagatcagggatgggcaactccagtcctcgggggcctaattggtgtcacacttttgccccagccccagcaAACACAGcagactccaataatcaactaatcatgatcttgaGTTTAGAATATAATTAGTTTAAttagctgtgtttgctagggatggggggAAAGTGTGACACCACTCCGGACCCCAAGGACTGGTGTTGCCCAACTCTGGTCTAaatgtacactcttagaaaaaagggttccaaaagggttctgcggatgtcctcataggagaaccctttttgttgCCAGGTAGTACTCTTTTTTGGGTCCATGTAGATTAGAACCTtatgtggaaagggttctatatggaacccaaaagggttctgccTGGAACCGAAATGGGTCCTTCGAaatgttctcctatggggacagccaaataaccatgtttggttctagatagcacctttttattgtttttatttttatttcacctttatttaaccaggtaggctatttgagaacacctttatttaaccaggtaggctatttgagaacacctttatttaaccaggtaggctagttgagaacacctttatttaaccaggtaggctagttgagaacacctttatttaaccaggtaggctagttgagaacaagttctcatttacaactgcgacctggccaagataaagcatagcagtgtgaacagacaacaacacagagttacacatggagtaaataaATATACATTGTGTGCAGAAATACCTGCTTAATTTTTTTATGTTCAATACTTCAAAGTCTCTAATAGAAAAGGATGTTTCAAGCCCAAGCCCACGTTATCACATATTTGTGTCTGTAATACTTGACCTTCAACATTTGTCTCACAGATACCAGATAGCTTTGATCATTCTGATCTACCTGCTCCCCCTGCTGGTGATGTTGGTCACCTACAGCCTTATTGGCCAGACACTGTGGGGCAGTGAGATACCGGGGGAGGCCTCAGACCACTTCCAGAACCAGATCCAGGCCAAACACAAGGT from Oncorhynchus keta strain PuntledgeMale-10-30-2019 chromosome 24, Oket_V2, whole genome shotgun sequence encodes the following:
- the LOC118402738 gene encoding neuromedin-K receptor-like, with the translated sequence MATTTSEPVNLSTTIHFQGYGNKTTNNRFEQPGWQVALWAIAYSLIVIVSVTGNVTVIWIILAHKRMRTVTNYFIVNLAFSDLSMATFNTVFNFVYATHSNWYFGLGYCRFQNFYPITAMCSSVYSMAAIAVDRYMAIIYPLKLRLSSTSTKIVIGVIWTVAFSLAFPQCYYSVTEYYPPRTLCFVNWPDDYGGKHHLTYQIALIILIYLLPLLVMLVTYSLIGQTLWGSEIPGEASDHFQNQIQAKHKVVKMMIVVVTTFALCWLPYHIYFILGSFNIEIYMQTYIQQIYLAIFWLAMSSTMYNPIIYCCLNQRFRSGFRHAFSWVPFIKVSEEDKMELQHTRTFRMTRSYRTDNTNSTVVHHNST